The following are from one region of the Streptomyces tuirus genome:
- a CDS encoding ABC transporter ATP-binding protein, producing MAGPMGRMMAGGGPDQRSLDFKGSGKRLVARFRPERITIGVLLLCVVLSVGLSVVGPKILGKATDLVFAGIVGRGMPEGASKEQVLDSMRQRGDGDVADMLRSTDFTPGEGIDFTAVGHVLLLALGVFTVAGLLMAVATRLVNRAVNRTMFRMREDVQTKLSRLPLSYFDKRQRGEVLSRATNDIDNIGQTLQQSMGQLINSVLTVIGVLAMMFWVSWILALVALVTVPLSFVVATRVGKRSQPHFVQQWRTTGKLNAHIEEMYTGHTLVKVFGRQEESAEQFAEQNDALYEAGFKAQFNSGVMQPLMMFVSNINYVLVAVVGGLRVASGSLSIGDVQAFIQYSRQFSMPLTQVASMANLVQSGVASAERVFELLDAEEQGADPVPGLRPEELRGQVALEHVSFRYNPDKPLIEDLSLKVEPGHTVAIVGPTGAGKTTLVNLLMRFYDVTGGRITLDGVDIARMSRDELRAGIGMVLQDTWLFGGTIAENIAYGTSREVTRGEIEEAARAAHADRFVRTLPDGYDTVIDDEGTGVSAGEKQLITIARAFLSDPVILVLDEATSSVDTRTEVLIQKAMAKLAHGRTSFVIAHRLSTIRDADAILVMENGAIVEQGTHEELLAAGGAYARLYQAQFAQAVAEVD from the coding sequence ATGGCGGGGCCCATGGGGCGGATGATGGCCGGGGGCGGCCCCGACCAGCGCTCGCTCGACTTCAAGGGGTCGGGCAAACGGCTCGTCGCGCGGTTCCGGCCGGAGCGGATCACCATCGGCGTGCTGCTGCTGTGCGTGGTGCTCAGCGTCGGCCTCAGCGTCGTCGGGCCGAAGATCCTCGGCAAGGCGACCGACCTGGTCTTCGCCGGCATCGTCGGGCGGGGCATGCCGGAGGGGGCGAGCAAGGAGCAGGTCCTCGACTCCATGCGGCAGCGCGGGGACGGTGACGTCGCCGACATGCTGCGCAGCACCGACTTCACCCCGGGCGAGGGCATCGACTTCACCGCCGTAGGGCATGTGCTGCTGCTGGCGCTGGGCGTGTTCACGGTGGCCGGGCTGCTGATGGCGGTGGCGACGCGGCTGGTGAACCGGGCCGTGAACCGGACCATGTTCCGGATGCGCGAGGACGTCCAGACGAAGTTGTCGCGGCTGCCGCTGTCGTACTTCGACAAGCGCCAGCGCGGTGAGGTGCTGTCCCGGGCGACCAACGACATCGACAACATCGGGCAGACGCTCCAGCAGTCGATGGGGCAGCTCATCAACTCGGTGCTGACCGTCATCGGCGTGCTCGCGATGATGTTCTGGGTCTCCTGGATCCTGGCGCTGGTCGCGCTGGTGACCGTGCCGCTGTCGTTCGTCGTCGCCACGCGCGTGGGCAAGCGGTCGCAGCCGCACTTCGTGCAGCAGTGGCGTACGACGGGCAAGCTCAACGCGCACATCGAGGAGATGTACACCGGGCACACCCTGGTGAAGGTGTTCGGGCGGCAGGAGGAGTCGGCCGAGCAGTTCGCCGAGCAGAACGACGCGCTGTACGAGGCGGGGTTCAAGGCGCAGTTCAACAGCGGGGTCATGCAGCCGCTGATGATGTTCGTGTCGAACATCAACTATGTGCTGGTCGCGGTGGTCGGCGGGCTGCGGGTGGCCTCCGGCTCGCTGTCGATCGGCGATGTGCAGGCCTTCATCCAGTACTCGCGGCAGTTCTCGATGCCGCTGACGCAGGTGGCGTCCATGGCGAACCTGGTGCAGTCGGGTGTCGCCTCGGCGGAGCGGGTCTTCGAGCTGCTCGACGCGGAGGAGCAGGGCGCCGACCCGGTGCCGGGCCTGCGGCCCGAGGAGCTGCGCGGGCAGGTGGCGCTGGAGCACGTGTCGTTCCGCTACAACCCCGACAAGCCGCTCATCGAGGACCTGTCGCTGAAGGTCGAGCCGGGGCACACGGTCGCCATCGTCGGCCCCACGGGTGCCGGCAAGACGACCCTGGTGAACCTGCTGATGCGGTTCTACGACGTCACCGGCGGGCGCATCACCCTCGACGGCGTCGACATCGCGCGGATGTCCCGGGACGAACTGCGGGCCGGGATCGGCATGGTGCTCCAGGACACCTGGCTGTTCGGCGGCACGATCGCGGAGAACATCGCGTACGGGACGTCGAGGGAGGTCACCCGCGGGGAGATCGAGGAGGCGGCCCGGGCGGCGCACGCGGACCGGTTCGTGCGGACGCTGCCGGACGGGTACGACACGGTGATCGACGACGAGGGGACCGGGGTCAGCGCGGGTGAGAAGCAGCTGATCACCATCGCGCGGGCGTTCCTGTCCGACCCGGTGATCCTGGTGCTGGACGAGGCGACGAGCTCGGTCGACACCCGTACCGAGGTCCTCATTCAGAAGGCCATGGCGAAACTCGCCCACGGCCGGACGTCGTTCGTCATCGCGCACCGGTTGTCGACGATCCGGGACGCGGACGCGATCCTGGTGATGGAGAACGGGGCGATCGTCGAGCAGGGCACGCACGAGGAGCTGCTCGCGGCGGGTGGGGCGTATGCGCGGCTGTATCAGGCGCAGTTCGCGCAGGCGGTGGCCGAAGTGGACTGA
- a CDS encoding RNA polymerase sigma factor, with protein MPESSERGRSVTDGSQTPAVPLIAYGTESGEADSAPEVPLPYPLAAIILEVAPVQTQTLTQTDAGAAPGADGTAPDAEADALSAVPAQSRAAHHPESEPEPEEPPAEAVEAAEPAEVVVPAPARTDSGSPSSDLFRQYLREIGRIPLLTAAEEVELARRVEAGLFAEEKLRRTPDLDSQLAVDLDRLVVMGRMAKRRLIEANLRLVVSVAKRYVGRGLTMLDLVQEGNLGLIRAVEKFDYARGYKFSTYATWWIRQAMSRALADQARTIRVPVHVVELINRVVRVQRRMLQERGYEPTPEEVAAHLELPPERVSEVLRLAQEPVSLHAPVGEEDDVALGDLIEDGDATSPVESAAFLLLREHLEAVLSTLGERERKVVQLRYGLADGRPRTLEEIGRIFGVTRERIRQIESKTLNKLRDHAFADQLRGYLD; from the coding sequence GTGCCTGAGTCCTCGGAGCGCGGCCGATCCGTCACCGACGGGTCCCAGACCCCCGCGGTTCCGCTCATCGCGTACGGGACGGAAAGCGGCGAGGCCGATTCCGCTCCCGAAGTGCCGCTGCCGTACCCCTTGGCAGCGATCATCCTGGAGGTCGCCCCCGTGCAGACCCAGACCCTCACCCAGACCGACGCCGGTGCCGCGCCCGGCGCCGACGGCACCGCGCCGGACGCGGAGGCCGACGCCCTGTCCGCGGTCCCGGCGCAGAGCCGCGCCGCGCACCACCCCGAGTCGGAACCGGAGCCGGAGGAGCCGCCCGCCGAGGCCGTGGAGGCGGCCGAGCCCGCCGAGGTCGTCGTACCGGCCCCGGCCCGCACCGACTCCGGCAGCCCCTCCTCGGACCTGTTCCGCCAGTACCTGCGGGAGATCGGCCGCATCCCCCTGCTGACCGCCGCCGAGGAGGTCGAACTCGCCCGCCGTGTCGAGGCCGGCCTGTTCGCGGAGGAGAAGCTGCGGCGCACCCCCGACCTGGACAGCCAGCTCGCGGTGGACCTGGACCGGCTCGTCGTCATGGGCCGCATGGCCAAGCGCCGCCTGATCGAGGCGAATCTGCGCCTGGTCGTGTCGGTCGCCAAACGGTACGTCGGCCGCGGCCTGACGATGCTCGACCTCGTCCAGGAGGGCAACCTCGGCCTGATCAGGGCGGTCGAGAAGTTCGACTACGCCCGCGGCTACAAGTTCTCCACGTACGCGACCTGGTGGATCCGGCAGGCCATGTCCCGCGCCCTGGCCGACCAGGCCCGCACGATAAGGGTCCCGGTCCATGTCGTGGAGCTCATCAACCGCGTCGTCCGCGTCCAGCGCCGCATGCTCCAGGAGCGCGGCTACGAGCCGACGCCCGAGGAGGTCGCGGCCCACCTGGAGCTGCCGCCGGAGCGGGTCAGCGAGGTGCTGCGCCTCGCCCAGGAGCCGGTGTCGCTGCACGCGCCCGTGGGCGAGGAGGACGACGTCGCCCTGGGCGACCTGATCGAGGACGGCGACGCGACGTCTCCGGTGGAGTCGGCGGCGTTCCTGCTGCTCAGGGAGCACCTGGAGGCGGTCCTGTCGACGCTGGGGGAGCGGGAGCGGAAGGTGGTCCAACTCCGCTACGGCCTGGCGGACGGCCGCCCCCGCACGCTGGAGGAGATAGGCAGGATCTTCGGTGTGACGCGGGAACGGATACGCCAGATCGAGTCGAAGACTCTGAACAAACTGCGGGACCACGCCTTCGCGGACCAGCTGAGGGGTTATCTGGACTGA
- the dnaG gene encoding DNA primase, whose amino-acid sequence MAGRINDEDVKAVRDAVPIDAVVSEYLQLRNAGGGNLKGLCPFHDEKSPSFQVSPSKGFFHCFGCQEGGDTITFVMKIDHLTFSEAVERLAGQAGITLRYEEGGYNPSHQRGERIRLVEAHKIAAEWYAEQLATSPEADTGRQFLAERGFDQAAAQHFSVGYSPQGWDHLTRFLRGKGFTDKELVLSGLSQEGRRGPIDRFRGRLMWPIRDIGGDVVGFGARKLYEADNGPKYLNTPETAIYKKSQVLYGIDLAKKDIAKASRAVVVEGYTDVMACHLAGVTTAIATCGTAFGGDHIKILRRLLMDNGSARVIFTFDGDAAGQKAALRAFEDDQKFAAETYIAIAPDGMDPCDLRLAKGDEAVADLVEPRTPLFEFALRQIVSRYDLDTPAGRASALDEAAPIVARIKNSGAQHEVAVQLAGMLGILDTQFVVKRVAQLARWARDRGGQGPAPERHHPQRQYAGPPQSAAPGGPALNLRNPVFATERELLKLALQRPELVSPAFDAYGVDEFTAPPYAAVRQAIHDAGGAEPGVADPQDYLVRVREAAPDDAVRAMVTELAVEAIMLHKGVKGADEVYAGAQLVTVRRRAVERRIRDITGRLTRLGTHGDPAELAAVQNELWVLQQYDQTLREHGAAAL is encoded by the coding sequence GTGGCAGGACGGATCAACGACGAGGACGTGAAGGCGGTACGGGACGCGGTCCCGATCGACGCCGTGGTGTCCGAGTACCTCCAGCTGCGCAACGCGGGCGGCGGGAACCTCAAGGGTCTCTGCCCCTTCCACGACGAGAAGTCGCCGTCCTTCCAGGTCAGCCCGAGCAAGGGGTTCTTCCACTGCTTCGGCTGCCAGGAGGGCGGCGACACCATCACGTTCGTGATGAAGATCGACCACCTCACCTTCTCGGAGGCGGTCGAGCGCCTGGCCGGCCAGGCGGGCATCACCCTGCGCTACGAGGAGGGCGGCTACAACCCCTCCCACCAGCGCGGCGAGCGGATCCGCCTGGTCGAGGCCCACAAGATCGCCGCCGAGTGGTACGCGGAGCAGCTCGCGACCAGCCCGGAGGCCGACACCGGCCGCCAGTTCCTCGCCGAGCGCGGCTTCGACCAGGCCGCCGCCCAGCACTTCTCCGTCGGCTACAGCCCCCAGGGCTGGGACCACCTCACGCGCTTCCTGCGCGGCAAGGGCTTCACCGACAAGGAGCTGGTCCTCTCCGGCCTCTCCCAGGAGGGCCGCCGCGGCCCCATCGACCGCTTCCGCGGCCGGCTGATGTGGCCCATCCGCGACATCGGCGGCGACGTCGTCGGCTTCGGCGCCCGCAAGCTCTACGAGGCGGACAACGGCCCGAAGTACCTGAACACGCCCGAGACGGCGATCTACAAGAAGTCCCAGGTCCTCTACGGCATCGACCTGGCGAAGAAGGACATCGCCAAGGCGTCCCGCGCGGTCGTCGTCGAGGGCTACACGGACGTCATGGCCTGCCACCTCGCCGGTGTGACGACCGCCATCGCCACCTGCGGCACCGCCTTCGGCGGCGACCACATCAAGATCCTGCGCCGGCTGCTCATGGACAACGGCTCGGCCCGGGTCATCTTCACCTTCGACGGCGACGCCGCCGGCCAGAAGGCGGCCCTGCGCGCCTTCGAGGACGACCAGAAGTTCGCCGCCGAGACGTACATCGCCATCGCCCCGGACGGCATGGACCCCTGCGACCTGCGCCTCGCCAAGGGCGACGAGGCCGTCGCCGACCTCGTCGAACCCCGCACCCCACTCTTCGAGTTCGCGCTCCGCCAGATCGTGAGCCGCTACGACCTCGACACCCCGGCGGGCCGCGCGTCCGCGCTGGACGAGGCCGCCCCGATCGTCGCCCGCATCAAGAACAGCGGCGCCCAGCACGAGGTGGCCGTCCAGCTCGCCGGCATGCTCGGCATCCTCGACACCCAGTTCGTGGTCAAGCGCGTGGCCCAGCTGGCCCGCTGGGCCCGCGACCGCGGCGGCCAGGGCCCCGCCCCGGAGCGGCACCACCCGCAGCGGCAGTACGCCGGCCCGCCCCAGAGCGCCGCCCCTGGCGGCCCGGCCCTCAACCTCCGCAACCCGGTCTTCGCCACCGAGCGGGAGCTCCTCAAACTCGCCCTCCAGCGCCCCGAGTTGGTCTCCCCGGCCTTCGACGCGTACGGCGTGGACGAGTTCACCGCCCCGCCCTACGCCGCCGTCCGCCAGGCCATCCATGACGCGGGCGGCGCCGAACCGGGCGTCGCCGACCCCCAGGACTACCTGGTCAGGGTCCGCGAGGCCGCCCCGGACGACGCGGTCCGCGCGATGGTCACGGAGCTGGCCGTCGAGGCGATCATGCTGCACAAGGGCGTGAAGGGCGCCGACGAGGTGTACGCGGGCGCCCAGTTGGTGACGGTCCGCCGCCGGGCCGTCGAGCGCCGTATCCGCGACATCACGGGCCGGCTCACCCGCCTCGGCACCCACGGCGACCCGGCCGAGCTCGCCGCCGTGCAGAACGAACTGTGGGTCCTCCAGCAGTACGACCAGACCCTCCGGGAGCACGGCGCCGCCGCGCTCTGA
- a CDS encoding NAD(P)/FAD-dependent oxidoreductase, producing MVDADQTFVIVGGGLAGAKAAETLRAEGFTGRVILICDERDHPYERPPLSKGYLLGKEERDSVFVHEPAWYAAHDIELHLGQTVDAIDRTAKTVRFGEDGTVVRYDKLLLATGAEPRRLDIPGTDLAGVHHLRRLAHAERLKHVLTNLGRDNGHLVIAGAGWIGLEVAAAAREYGAEVTVVEHGPTPLHGVLGPELGGLFAELHREHGVRFHFGRRLTEIVGQDGMVLAARTDDGEEHPAHDVLAAIGAAPRTHLAEAAGLEIADRAHGGGIVVDERLRTSDPDVYAAGDVVSFPHPLFGTRVRVEHWANALNGGPAAARSMLGREVTYDRVPYFFSDQYDLGMEYSGWAPAGAYDQVVIRGDAGKREFIAFWVKDGRVLAGMNVNVWDVTDKIQRLIRSKARVNTESLADPRVPLDDLVP from the coding sequence GTGGTCGACGCGGATCAGACATTCGTCATCGTCGGAGGCGGACTGGCCGGCGCGAAGGCGGCCGAGACGCTCCGTGCGGAGGGCTTCACCGGCCGCGTGATACTGATCTGCGACGAACGCGACCACCCCTACGAGCGCCCGCCCCTGTCCAAGGGCTACCTCCTCGGCAAGGAGGAACGCGACAGCGTCTTCGTGCACGAACCCGCCTGGTACGCGGCCCACGACATCGAGCTGCACCTCGGCCAGACCGTCGACGCGATCGACCGTACGGCGAAGACGGTCCGCTTCGGCGAGGACGGCACCGTCGTCCGCTACGACAAGCTGCTCCTGGCCACCGGCGCCGAGCCCCGCCGCCTGGACATCCCGGGCACGGACCTGGCCGGCGTGCACCACCTGCGCCGCCTCGCCCACGCCGAGCGCCTCAAACACGTCCTGACCAACCTCGGCCGGGACAACGGCCACCTCGTCATCGCCGGAGCCGGCTGGATCGGCCTGGAGGTCGCGGCGGCGGCCCGCGAGTACGGCGCGGAGGTCACGGTCGTCGAACACGGGCCGACCCCGCTGCACGGCGTGCTGGGCCCGGAGCTCGGCGGCCTCTTCGCCGAGCTGCACCGCGAGCACGGCGTGCGCTTCCACTTCGGCAGGCGGCTGACGGAGATCGTCGGCCAGGACGGCATGGTCCTCGCGGCCCGCACGGACGACGGCGAGGAGCACCCGGCGCACGACGTGCTCGCGGCGATCGGCGCGGCCCCGCGCACGCACCTGGCGGAAGCGGCCGGCCTGGAGATCGCCGACCGGGCCCACGGCGGCGGCATCGTCGTCGACGAGCGGCTGCGCACCTCCGACCCGGACGTCTACGCGGCCGGCGACGTGGTCTCCTTCCCGCATCCCCTGTTCGGCACGCGGGTGCGCGTCGAGCACTGGGCCAACGCGCTCAACGGCGGCCCGGCGGCCGCGCGCTCCATGCTGGGCCGCGAGGTGACGTACGACCGGGTGCCGTACTTCTTCTCCGACCAGTACGACCTGGGCATGGAGTACTCCGGCTGGGCGCCCGCGGGCGCTTACGACCAGGTGGTGATCCGCGGGGACGCCGGGAAGCGCGAGTTCATCGCGTTCTGGGTGAAGGACGGCCGGGTGCTGGCCGGGATGAACGTGAACGTATGGGACGTCACGGACAAGATCCAGCGCCTGATCCGCTCCAAGGCGAGGGTGAACACGGAGTCCCTGGCGGACCCGCGCGTCCCGCTGGACGACCTCGTCCCATAG
- a CDS encoding deoxyguanosinetriphosphate triphosphohydrolase, with translation MDGTAPDPTAYDPTSVDRWAPEPDKRPGRTAFQRDRARVLHSAALRRLAGKTQVVTPGTMGPAWDASPRTRLTHSLECAQVGRELGAALGCDPDLVEAACLSHDLGHPPFGHNGEQALNEFAADCGGFEGNAQSLRLLTRIEPKRFTPDGSVGLNLTRAALDAATKYPWPRGAHPTDPASHKFGVYEDDRPVFDWLRKDAPGTRTCFEAQVMDWSDDVAYSVHDVEDGLHAGHIDPNCLQADPERRDVFRVARGRYVPADTDPAELAEALDRLLAQEWWPHGYDGTAVAQARLKDATSQLIGRFCLAAETATRTAYGAGRLTRYAAELVVPRETRMECAVLKAVADLYVMQRAEQERLRADQRIVVAELAEALTARAPDGLDPQFRALFDRAADDRARKRVIVDQIASLTDTSARSLHARLTGQG, from the coding sequence ATGGACGGCACCGCACCAGACCCCACGGCCTACGACCCGACGTCAGTCGACCGCTGGGCCCCGGAACCCGACAAACGCCCCGGCCGCACCGCCTTCCAACGCGACCGGGCCCGGGTCCTGCACAGCGCCGCCCTCAGAAGACTCGCCGGCAAAACCCAAGTGGTGACGCCCGGCACCATGGGCCCCGCCTGGGACGCCAGCCCCCGCACCCGCCTCACCCACTCCCTCGAATGCGCCCAGGTCGGCCGCGAACTGGGCGCGGCCCTCGGCTGCGACCCCGACCTCGTCGAAGCCGCCTGCCTCTCCCACGACCTCGGCCACCCACCCTTCGGCCACAACGGCGAACAGGCCCTCAACGAGTTCGCGGCGGACTGCGGCGGCTTCGAGGGCAACGCCCAGTCCCTCAGGCTCCTCACCCGCATCGAGCCCAAACGATTCACCCCGGACGGCTCCGTCGGCCTCAACCTCACCCGCGCCGCCCTCGACGCCGCCACCAAGTACCCCTGGCCCCGCGGCGCCCACCCCACCGACCCGGCGTCGCACAAGTTCGGCGTCTACGAGGACGACCGCCCGGTCTTCGACTGGCTCCGCAAGGACGCCCCCGGCACCCGCACCTGCTTCGAGGCGCAGGTCATGGACTGGTCCGACGACGTCGCCTACTCCGTGCACGACGTGGAGGACGGCCTGCACGCCGGCCACATCGACCCGAACTGCCTCCAGGCCGACCCCGAACGCCGGGACGTCTTCCGGGTGGCCCGGGGCCGGTACGTGCCCGCCGACACCGACCCCGCCGAGCTCGCCGAGGCCCTGGACCGGCTCCTCGCCCAGGAGTGGTGGCCGCACGGCTACGACGGCACCGCCGTCGCCCAGGCCCGCCTCAAGGACGCCACCAGCCAGCTCATCGGCCGCTTCTGCCTGGCCGCCGAGACCGCCACCCGCACCGCCTACGGGGCCGGGCGGCTCACCCGGTACGCCGCCGAGCTCGTCGTCCCGCGCGAGACCCGGATGGAGTGCGCGGTCCTCAAGGCCGTCGCCGACCTCTACGTCATGCAGCGCGCCGAGCAGGAGCGGCTGCGCGCCGACCAGCGGATCGTCGTCGCCGAACTGGCCGAGGCGCTCACCGCCCGCGCCCCGGACGGCCTGGACCCGCAGTTCCGCGCCCTGTTCGACCGGGCGGCGGACGACAGGGCGCGCAAGCGGGTGATCGTGGACCAGATCGCCTCCCTCACCGACACGTCCGCCCGTTCGCTTCACGCCCGTCTGACGGGGCAGGGATGA
- a CDS encoding sirohydrochlorin chelatase — protein MPSQLSLVPTPAPRRPAAPALVVVAHGSRDPRALSTVSALLDRVRALRPDVPVHLGHIELNAPLLPDTLAALGDTEAVLVPLLLSRGYHVKQDIPEMAAASRARTHLAAPLGPHPLLVDALQARLTEAGWGKTPRRTSAVVLAAAGSRDPDAKKDTARTAHLLAARLGVPVLPAYAAAATPTVDTAVRTLLARGRRHIALASYFTAPGRFATESTQKAPWTASAPLGTHPAMADLVLHRYEEALTTSPAVRELASA, from the coding sequence ATGCCCAGTCAGCTCAGCCTCGTCCCGACGCCCGCCCCGCGCCGCCCCGCCGCGCCCGCCCTCGTGGTCGTGGCGCACGGCAGCCGCGACCCCCGCGCGCTGAGCACCGTGAGCGCACTCCTCGACCGGGTCCGCGCCCTGCGCCCCGACGTGCCGGTGCACCTGGGCCACATCGAACTCAACGCCCCGCTGCTCCCCGACACGCTCGCCGCCCTGGGCGACACGGAGGCGGTCCTCGTCCCCCTGCTCCTCAGCCGCGGCTACCACGTCAAGCAGGACATCCCCGAGATGGCCGCGGCCTCCCGGGCCCGCACCCACCTGGCGGCCCCCCTCGGCCCCCACCCCCTCCTCGTCGACGCCCTCCAGGCCCGCCTGACGGAGGCCGGCTGGGGCAAGACACCCCGACGCACCAGCGCGGTGGTCCTCGCCGCGGCCGGCTCCCGCGACCCGGACGCGAAGAAGGACACCGCCCGCACGGCCCACCTCCTCGCGGCCCGCCTCGGCGTCCCCGTCCTCCCGGCCTACGCCGCCGCCGCGACCCCGACGGTCGACACCGCCGTCCGCACCCTCCTCGCCCGGGGCCGCCGTCACATAGCCCTCGCCTCCTACTTCACGGCCCCCGGCCGCTTCGCCACGGAGTCCACCCAGAAGGCCCCCTGGACAGCGTCCGCCCCCCTCGGCACCCACCCCGCCATGGCCGACCTCGTCCTCCACCGCTACGAGGAGGCCTTGACGACGTCGCCCGCGGTCCGGGAACTGGCTTCAGCCTGA
- a CDS encoding SanA/YdcF family protein: protein MRSVTLRRPRLPRTRRGQRRLVQAVMAGCVLALLPATWMYTVTGDRLRTTADVPRTDVAVVFGAGLWDGEPSPYLAHRLDAAAKLYRQGRVEVVLVTGDNSREDYDEPDAMRGYLTRHGVPDGRIVSDYAGFDTWDSCVRAKRIFGVDEAVLISQGFHIRRAVALCEAAGVASYGVGVDAVHDVTWYYGGTREIFAAGKAALDAAFRPDPRFLGPREPGVERALAWAEDPLRQPGGRRRP, encoded by the coding sequence ATGCGTTCCGTGACGTTGCGCAGACCGCGGCTGCCGCGCACCCGGCGGGGGCAGCGGAGGCTGGTGCAGGCCGTGATGGCCGGGTGCGTGCTCGCGCTGCTCCCGGCGACGTGGATGTACACCGTGACGGGTGACCGGCTGCGTACGACGGCGGATGTGCCGCGTACCGATGTGGCCGTGGTGTTCGGCGCCGGGCTGTGGGACGGCGAGCCCTCGCCGTACCTCGCGCACCGGCTGGACGCGGCGGCGAAGCTGTACCGGCAGGGGCGGGTGGAGGTGGTGCTCGTCACCGGGGACAACAGCCGCGAGGACTACGACGAGCCCGACGCGATGCGCGGGTATCTGACCCGGCACGGGGTGCCCGACGGGCGGATCGTCAGCGACTACGCGGGGTTCGACACCTGGGACTCGTGCGTGCGCGCGAAGAGGATCTTCGGGGTGGACGAGGCCGTGCTGATCAGCCAGGGCTTCCACATCCGGCGGGCGGTGGCGCTGTGCGAGGCGGCGGGGGTCGCGTCGTACGGGGTCGGGGTGGACGCCGTGCACGACGTGACCTGGTACTACGGGGGCACGCGGGAGATCTTCGCCGCCGGGAAGGCCGCACTGGATGCGGCGTTCCGGCCGGACCCGCGGTTCCTCGGGCCGCGGGAGCCGGGTGTGGAGAGGGCCTTGGCGTGGGCCGAAGACCCTCTGCGCCAGCCGGGCGGCCGTCGGCGTCCGTGA